A genomic segment from Deinococcus humi encodes:
- a CDS encoding tetratricopeptide repeat protein: MKQTTRSSRSRRAALTGLLLGLAGVSSAQTMVETVTSVGIQNTLNSATTVPKLPTLPTAAQNTAAPAQNTPAAAPAQASPDPVTPPIPPLTPTQQASLEKAQAAYAAGQYAQARSSFEALVAQNYGHPEPHFGLALALLALGNDKGAAFELRQFMALAPDRYEGPYNLGVIAGRAGDHAGALQLYGQAATLMAGKAPAATQRQILEALAAEQTRLADFSALSATLSQITALAPGDLDAAYRLAQARTLSGKGAEALPDLYALLQADGTRMDAALLLADIYVAQELPDRAVRELDAAVKRVRKASERSSLLLRKASILAAGGDTRAALLAASAASKADKYNAVAFAREGELRVLRNDRPGALAAYQSAVRLAPDNAAYRTALAGVRLTLGRFDEAAADTALALKLKPDTATSARALYVRGIAAYRQNRLLDAVIALKESHRRRPDADTALWLGLSHYARQDYPAAASALADSVRLNPTPTARLNLASALLASARYPEAEAVLRGLVTEDPKAAEAWYMLGLAQRSQRQDDQAQVSLKMAANLGSSKAKDALK; this comes from the coding sequence GTGAAGCAAACAACGCGCTCCAGCCGTTCCAGACGCGCCGCACTGACCGGACTGTTGCTGGGACTTGCCGGCGTCAGTTCGGCCCAGACCATGGTGGAGACCGTCACGTCCGTCGGCATCCAGAACACTTTGAATTCGGCGACCACTGTTCCCAAACTTCCGACGCTGCCCACAGCGGCACAGAACACGGCTGCCCCGGCCCAGAACACCCCGGCTGCCGCCCCAGCGCAGGCGTCCCCAGATCCGGTTACCCCGCCCATTCCCCCACTGACCCCAACGCAGCAGGCCAGTCTGGAAAAGGCGCAGGCGGCCTACGCAGCCGGGCAGTATGCCCAGGCCCGCAGCAGCTTCGAGGCGCTGGTGGCCCAGAACTACGGGCATCCCGAGCCGCATTTTGGGCTGGCCCTGGCGCTCCTGGCGCTGGGCAACGACAAGGGTGCAGCCTTCGAGCTGAGGCAGTTCATGGCGCTCGCTCCGGACCGCTACGAGGGCCCCTACAACCTGGGCGTAATTGCGGGCCGGGCCGGGGACCACGCCGGAGCGCTGCAACTGTACGGACAGGCGGCCACGCTGATGGCAGGCAAGGCCCCTGCCGCCACCCAGCGTCAGATCCTAGAGGCGCTGGCGGCCGAACAGACCCGTCTGGCGGACTTCAGCGCCCTGAGCGCCACCCTGAGCCAGATTACGGCCCTAGCACCGGGGGACCTGGACGCCGCGTACCGGCTGGCCCAGGCCCGCACCCTGTCCGGGAAGGGGGCCGAGGCGCTACCCGACCTGTATGCCCTGCTGCAGGCCGACGGCACCCGGATGGACGCCGCCCTGCTCCTGGCCGACATCTACGTGGCCCAGGAGTTGCCAGACCGGGCCGTGCGCGAACTGGACGCCGCCGTGAAGCGGGTCAGAAAAGCCAGCGAACGCTCGTCGCTGCTGTTGCGCAAGGCCAGCATCCTGGCGGCCGGGGGCGACACCCGCGCCGCCCTGCTGGCGGCCAGCGCAGCGTCCAAGGCCGACAAGTACAACGCGGTGGCCTTTGCACGTGAGGGCGAACTGCGTGTCCTACGCAATGACCGGCCCGGCGCACTGGCCGCTTACCAGAGCGCTGTGCGGTTGGCCCCGGACAATGCCGCCTACCGCACCGCCCTGGCCGGCGTTCGCCTGACCCTGGGCCGTTTCGACGAGGCCGCCGCCGACACCGCCCTGGCCCTGAAATTGAAGCCAGATACCGCCACCTCGGCGCGGGCGCTGTACGTGCGGGGCATCGCCGCCTACCGCCAGAACCGTCTGCTGGACGCCGTGATCGCCCTCAAGGAAAGCCACAGACGCCGCCCCGACGCCGACACCGCGCTGTGGCTGGGCCTGAGCCACTACGCCCGGCAGGATTATCCGGCGGCGGCCAGTGCGCTGGCCGACAGCGTACGCCTGAACCCCACGCCCACAGCGCGGCTGAACCTGGCCTCCGCCCTGCTCGCCAGCGCCCGCTACCCGGAAGCGGAGGCTGTGCTGCGCGGTCTGGTGACCGAAGACCCCAAGGCCGCCGAGGCGTGGTACATGCTGGGGCTCGCCCAGCGTTCACAGCGCCAGGATGATCAGGCCCAGGTTTCGCTCAAGATGGCCGCCAACCTGGGCAGCAGCAAGGCCAAAGACGCTCTGAAGTAG
- a CDS encoding PhzF family phenazine biosynthesis protein codes for MTVSDRATLYLVLADAGKGGKLVAVFPDAQGDLQARAAVAGAPLSVFTQSLSVSEVALQVFTPDREKGSSESAAVAALAQMRPHLLDVAEVRMGGETVPAQLCGGEWLLRQGVPQVNEVSVDLSPIGLQGERGWISSLGRPNLVVEIVDLAALDALTLDGEAISALNRATGTTGLIVFTTGGPGRADLSFRAFGPLRGFPEDAASSNMLACAVGALGASGRLPGDTNLLRVTQRMPGQPARLSVQFGEVAGGIEIWVGGAASPVT; via the coding sequence CTGGCCGATGCAGGCAAGGGTGGCAAGCTCGTCGCCGTCTTTCCCGATGCTCAGGGCGATTTGCAGGCCAGGGCGGCGGTGGCAGGCGCACCGCTGAGCGTCTTCACGCAGTCGCTCAGCGTCTCCGAGGTGGCGCTGCAGGTGTTTACACCGGACCGCGAGAAGGGCTCTTCCGAGAGTGCGGCGGTGGCAGCCCTCGCGCAGATGCGCCCACACCTCCTGGACGTGGCCGAGGTCCGGATGGGCGGCGAGACCGTGCCTGCCCAGCTTTGCGGCGGCGAGTGGCTGCTGCGTCAGGGCGTGCCCCAGGTCAACGAAGTGAGCGTGGACCTCTCCCCCATTGGCCTGCAGGGGGAGCGAGGCTGGATCTCCAGTCTGGGAAGGCCAAATCTGGTGGTAGAGATTGTCGATCTGGCCGCACTGGACGCCCTGACGCTGGATGGGGAGGCGATTTCAGCGCTTAACCGCGCCACTGGGACGACTGGACTGATCGTGTTCACAACTGGCGGCCCAGGCCGCGCCGACCTGAGCTTCCGGGCCTTTGGACCCCTGAGGGGCTTTCCAGAGGACGCCGCCAGCAGCAACATGCTGGCCTGCGCGGTGGGCGCGCTGGGGGCGTCGGGCCGACTGCCGGGCGACACCAATTTGCTGCGGGTCACCCAGAGGATGCCGGGGCAACCCGCGCGGCTGAGCGTGCAATTCGGGGAGGTGGCCGGGGGAATCGAGATCTGGGTGGGCGGGGCCGCCTCACCCGTGACTTGA
- a CDS encoding SPOR domain-containing protein, with amino-acid sequence MSKPAATRRWPDILIGVLVLLLLAGFTALLLGQRKTVTTTTPTTTAPSTSSIPAAPGTTDDTTAQPAETTTTAPETATAPSTDAVPESAETGSAPAPTATAPAETTQTAPSADAATEAVTEAPIIPAAPTESATTTPETAPATADSAAPSATETPAAEAPTPQTETPQAQITEAPATPAETPATTTVAPRSGGAVATSESRTPLRSDYRISLGTFGSVGTAQSRTAPVSSLGYTVYPIDLGSQVVAQVGPFADEASARQALGDIQRAYPGALLYPPRASASNAATSESSSGTTSSSSASSDSDASPAPAAAPAAPSGPVYLQVGAFDRVESAQKLVDQLRDLGYVPTVNAPEGRKVTVAVGPYTGEALTRTEKRLDDNNLDHFRVR; translated from the coding sequence ATGAGTAAACCTGCAGCCACCCGCCGCTGGCCCGACATCCTGATCGGGGTCTTGGTGCTGCTGCTGCTGGCAGGGTTCACCGCGCTGCTGCTCGGCCAGCGCAAGACGGTCACCACCACCACGCCCACCACCACCGCACCGTCCACCTCCAGTATTCCCGCCGCGCCGGGCACGACCGACGACACTACCGCGCAACCCGCTGAAACCACCACCACAGCTCCCGAAACAGCGACCGCACCGAGCACCGACGCGGTCCCGGAGAGTGCGGAAACTGGCAGCGCCCCTGCCCCCACCGCCACCGCACCCGCCGAGACCACGCAGACCGCACCGTCTGCCGACGCGGCCACAGAGGCGGTCACCGAGGCCCCCATCATCCCCGCCGCGCCCACAGAGTCGGCAACCACCACGCCAGAGACGGCTCCGGCTACGGCAGACAGCGCCGCTCCCTCAGCCACCGAAACCCCGGCGGCCGAAGCCCCGACTCCCCAGACGGAAACCCCGCAAGCCCAGATCACCGAGGCGCCAGCCACCCCGGCCGAGACCCCCGCGACCACCACCGTCGCGCCGCGCAGCGGTGGAGCCGTCGCCACCAGCGAGAGCCGTACGCCGCTGCGCAGCGACTACCGCATCAGCCTGGGGACCTTCGGCAGCGTAGGCACGGCCCAGAGCCGTACCGCACCGGTCAGCAGCCTGGGCTACACGGTCTACCCCATTGATCTGGGCAGCCAGGTGGTGGCGCAGGTAGGTCCCTTCGCCGACGAGGCCAGCGCCCGTCAGGCCCTGGGCGACATTCAGCGGGCCTACCCCGGCGCCTTGCTGTATCCCCCACGTGCCAGCGCCAGCAACGCCGCCACCTCCGAGAGCAGTTCGGGCACGACTTCGAGCAGCAGTGCCAGCAGCGACTCTGACGCCAGCCCAGCCCCGGCTGCTGCTCCCGCCGCGCCCAGCGGCCCGGTCTACCTGCAGGTCGGGGCTTTTGACCGCGTGGAGAGCGCCCAGAAGCTGGTGGATCAGCTGCGCGACCTCGGCTACGTGCCCACGGTCAATGCCCCTGAGGGTCGCAAGGTCACGGTGGCGGTCGGTCCCTACACCGGCGAGGCCCTGACCCGCACCGAGAAGCGGCTGGACGACAACAATCTGGACCACTTCCGGGTGCGCTGA
- the rlmN gene encoding 23S rRNA (adenine(2503)-C(2))-methyltransferase RlmN: MQLLLDLHPDAYPLGGFRRTQLLEWVYVQGVGTFDGMTNLPSELREELAQQYHLNPFREIETVRSHDGSVKYLFTLQDGRQMEAVYMPYLDRKTVCVSTMVGCPARCSFCATGAMGFGRNLTPGEIVGQVLAVAGGEGLAPRDLRNLVFMGMGEAMLNYDHTMAAARILLHPQALGMSKRRITLSTVGIAKGITRLAAEDDLGLKLAISLHAPDEETRQRIIPTGAANSISEIMAAAREYQGVTGRRITFEYTMLRGVNDAVWQAELLADLLRGLVSHVNLIPMNPWDGSGFQSTSEADIQAFYDTLESRGVDVSVRRSRGKDAGAACGQLALKRPGAVSGMGAAL; the protein is encoded by the coding sequence ATGCAGCTCCTCCTTGACCTTCACCCCGACGCTTACCCCCTGGGGGGATTCCGGCGCACCCAGTTGCTGGAATGGGTCTACGTGCAGGGGGTGGGAACCTTTGACGGCATGACCAACCTGCCGTCAGAGCTGCGTGAGGAATTGGCACAGCAGTACCATCTGAACCCCTTCCGCGAGATCGAGACCGTCCGCAGCCATGACGGCAGCGTCAAGTATCTCTTTACCCTGCAAGACGGACGCCAGATGGAAGCGGTGTACATGCCGTACCTGGACCGCAAGACGGTGTGCGTGTCCACGATGGTGGGCTGCCCGGCCAGATGCTCGTTCTGCGCGACGGGGGCGATGGGCTTCGGGCGTAACCTGACCCCCGGCGAGATCGTGGGGCAGGTGCTGGCGGTGGCCGGGGGCGAGGGTCTGGCCCCGCGCGACCTGCGCAATCTGGTGTTCATGGGCATGGGCGAGGCGATGCTGAACTATGACCACACCATGGCAGCGGCACGCATCCTGTTGCACCCGCAGGCGCTGGGCATGAGCAAGCGCCGCATCACGCTGTCCACGGTGGGCATTGCCAAAGGCATTACCCGCCTGGCCGCCGAGGACGACCTGGGCCTCAAACTGGCCATCAGCCTGCACGCCCCCGATGAAGAGACCCGCCAGCGCATCATTCCCACCGGGGCGGCCAACTCGATCAGCGAGATCATGGCGGCGGCCCGCGAGTATCAGGGCGTGACCGGGCGGCGCATCACCTTCGAGTACACCATGCTGCGCGGCGTCAACGACGCGGTGTGGCAGGCCGAGTTGCTGGCCGATCTGCTGCGCGGGCTGGTCAGCCACGTCAACCTGATTCCCATGAACCCCTGGGACGGCAGCGGCTTCCAGAGCACATCAGAGGCCGACATCCAGGCGTTTTACGACACGCTGGAGTCTCGTGGCGTGGACGTCAGTGTGCGCCGCTCACGTGGCAAGGATGCGGGCGCGGCCTGCGGGCAACTGGCCCTCAAACGCCCCGGCGCGGTAAGCGGCATGGGAGCGGCGCTCTAA
- a CDS encoding redox-sensing transcriptional repressor Rex: MAEVPTAAISRLVTYLRILEQLETRDVSRTSSTDLAERAGVSAFQVRKDLAYFGRFGTRGMGYTVPILKRELVRVLGLNQTWNVVIVGVGRLGQAIANYPGASDYQFQYVGLFDVSPELVGRQVRDLTVQHIEELRDFVRANKVDMGFLAVPPDRAQDAAQALVDAGVRGILNFAPVVIGPRATDERMADQRSVGGNVQQEIGDEWRGVIVENVDFLAGMKRLAFYTLNPHLKDSTVPEDSE; this comes from the coding sequence ATGGCCGAGGTTCCCACCGCCGCCATCAGCCGCCTGGTGACCTACCTGCGTATCCTGGAGCAACTGGAAACGCGGGACGTCAGCCGCACCAGCAGTACGGATCTGGCCGAACGCGCCGGAGTCAGCGCTTTTCAGGTGCGCAAGGACCTGGCCTACTTCGGGCGCTTCGGCACACGCGGCATGGGCTACACCGTGCCGATTCTGAAACGAGAGCTGGTCCGGGTACTGGGCCTGAACCAGACCTGGAATGTGGTGATCGTCGGCGTGGGGCGGCTGGGGCAGGCAATCGCCAACTATCCGGGAGCCAGCGACTATCAGTTCCAGTACGTGGGACTGTTCGATGTCAGCCCTGAGCTGGTGGGGCGACAGGTCCGGGACCTGACCGTGCAGCACATCGAAGAATTGCGGGACTTCGTGCGCGCCAACAAGGTGGACATGGGTTTTCTGGCCGTGCCGCCCGACCGTGCCCAGGACGCCGCACAGGCCCTGGTAGACGCTGGAGTGCGCGGCATTCTCAATTTTGCCCCAGTGGTTATCGGGCCACGCGCGACAGATGAACGCATGGCAGATCAGCGCTCCGTTGGCGGAAACGTTCAGCAAGAAATTGGTGATGAATGGCGTGGTGTCATCGTCGAGAACGTTGATTTCCTGGCTGGTATGAAACGGCTCGCCTTCTACACCCTCAATCCTCATCTGAAAGATTCGACCGTACCCGAGGACTCTGAGTAA